From Haloarcula hispanica ATCC 33960, the proteins below share one genomic window:
- a CDS encoding RNA methyltransferase, with translation MISVAVVDAETPGNVGTIARSMKNFGLSELLLVDPPELDPDGEAYGFAGQARDDILPNARTVTFDEIVENYHTVACTATTNEDPANHVRYPATTPADLADSLQDVEGDICVVFGRERVGLSNDELARLDVVCSIPASASYPVLNLGQAATIVLYELRELTVDETQHPEQLHTLAATPAVEGLHEEFDRFLGAIGHPEEKQHKARRLFRRVLGRAQPTGRETKTLRGLFRQARQRIERAEDD, from the coding sequence ATGATTTCGGTCGCCGTCGTCGACGCGGAGACGCCGGGCAACGTCGGCACCATCGCCCGCTCGATGAAGAACTTCGGCCTGTCGGAACTGCTGCTCGTCGACCCGCCGGAGCTGGACCCCGACGGCGAAGCGTACGGCTTCGCCGGACAGGCCCGCGACGACATCCTCCCGAACGCCCGGACGGTAACGTTCGACGAGATCGTCGAGAACTACCACACCGTCGCCTGCACGGCGACGACGAACGAGGACCCCGCCAACCACGTCCGGTATCCGGCGACGACGCCGGCCGACCTTGCCGACTCGCTTCAGGATGTCGAGGGCGACATCTGCGTCGTCTTCGGCCGCGAACGGGTCGGGCTCTCGAACGACGAACTCGCACGGCTGGACGTCGTCTGCTCTATCCCGGCCAGCGCGTCGTACCCGGTGTTGAACCTCGGTCAGGCGGCCACCATCGTGCTCTACGAACTCCGCGAGCTAACTGTCGACGAGACCCAGCACCCCGAACAGCTGCACACGCTCGCCGCGACGCCGGCCGTCGAGGGGCTACACGAGGAGTTCGACCGCTTCCTCGGCGCTATCGGTCACCCCGAAGAGAAACAGCACAAGGCCCGGCGGCTGTTCCGCCGGGTGCTCGGGCGTGCACAACCCACTGGCCGGGAGACGAAGACCCTTCGCGGCCTGTTCCGGCAGGCCCGACAGCGAATCGAGCGTGCCGAAGACGACTGA
- a CDS encoding bacterio-opsin activator domain-containing protein has protein sequence MVTSVMDGHDIPALYEPAMDTLPLMFAIVDESGVILSTNETWSEFGRANGTELTPNTLGVNYFDVADMADDATGQQAADGIRTVLAGEQPTFELEYPCHAPSSQRWFRLYAAPFTIDGETYASIAHIDITARKQRESVLEAAYDICTDANRTFTEQLDALLELGCETLDTSFGTLSRVHGDEYVFEAVAAPATADLEAGSTTSIEDLPNCRHVVEHREPLAISDVAADAPDLADPEWGIANYIGAPVVVDGAVYGTFCFYGLEPRETVFTQWDLTFVRLLSDWAGYELERQRHTEQRSALNTALPDPSFIIDAEGRFLDCPTDPETMVTVDDTDTLVGQTLHEFLPHDTADSLLATVRAALRTGSFQSVEYKLQLPGGKRWFEARVAPLESRTYDLDTVIFVARDITAHKDRQAELERQRDELEQTQRLNVLGREIAKALQDTQTREEIESAVCTHLTESDLYQAVWAGSRGSATRITLSAAAGIDTATPEHISPGEHSLAIDAIDTGEVQVVEDITDVSTPSDTGMDRPLLADRCSVAAVPLTTGETTYGVLMVYASTEATIGCRESSILADLGRLIALSIQRVHSQQSLLAATTVELEFLTPDSDDAFAGLSAMLDCSFTLERRVPTSSGNCLHYVRISGVDTDRVCQALTETPSVESCTVVETAAENRAPLLEVALDEISASPLDTLADYGGAVRRAVAADGDLRFTAEMAPDINVRAVVEAIQEIAPGTELRSKQYVDQPVSTATDFQTRIRDRLTPKQAAALKTGYARGYYDWPRGSSAEELAETLDISAPTLHYRLRKAHDAVIGALFDSDTGSEKLD, from the coding sequence ATGGTCACAAGTGTCATGGATGGCCATGATATCCCAGCCCTGTACGAGCCAGCCATGGATACACTACCACTCATGTTTGCGATCGTAGACGAGTCCGGGGTGATCCTCTCGACGAACGAGACGTGGAGCGAGTTCGGCCGGGCAAACGGAACAGAGCTGACACCGAATACGCTGGGCGTGAACTACTTCGACGTCGCTGACATGGCTGACGACGCGACCGGGCAACAGGCAGCCGACGGGATCAGAACCGTCCTCGCTGGCGAACAACCCACGTTCGAACTTGAATATCCATGTCACGCCCCGTCATCGCAACGGTGGTTCCGGTTGTACGCCGCCCCGTTCACTATCGACGGGGAGACGTATGCGTCCATCGCACATATCGACATCACGGCCCGCAAGCAACGGGAGTCAGTGCTCGAAGCGGCCTACGATATCTGTACCGACGCGAACCGGACATTCACAGAACAACTCGACGCGCTGCTAGAACTCGGCTGTGAGACGCTCGATACGTCGTTTGGGACGCTCTCCCGGGTCCACGGTGACGAGTACGTGTTCGAGGCAGTCGCTGCACCGGCGACTGCCGACCTCGAAGCCGGCAGCACGACCAGCATCGAGGACCTCCCGAACTGCAGACACGTCGTCGAACACCGCGAACCGCTCGCGATCAGTGACGTTGCTGCGGACGCGCCGGACCTCGCTGACCCGGAGTGGGGAATCGCGAACTACATCGGCGCGCCCGTCGTCGTCGACGGGGCCGTGTACGGGACGTTCTGCTTCTACGGGCTGGAACCACGCGAGACAGTGTTCACGCAGTGGGATCTGACGTTCGTCCGGTTGCTCTCGGACTGGGCAGGGTACGAACTCGAACGACAGCGCCACACGGAACAGCGAAGCGCGTTGAATACTGCCCTCCCAGACCCCAGTTTCATCATTGATGCGGAAGGGCGATTTCTCGACTGTCCGACAGATCCCGAGACGATGGTGACGGTCGACGATACGGACACGCTTGTCGGTCAGACGCTACACGAGTTTCTTCCCCACGACACCGCTGATTCGCTACTGGCGACCGTTCGTGCAGCCCTGCGGACCGGGTCGTTCCAATCTGTGGAGTACAAACTGCAGCTTCCCGGTGGCAAGCGGTGGTTCGAGGCGCGGGTCGCGCCGCTGGAAAGCCGCACGTACGACCTCGATACCGTCATTTTCGTCGCCCGAGACATCACTGCGCACAAAGACCGACAGGCCGAACTCGAACGACAGCGTGACGAACTCGAACAGACACAGCGGCTCAACGTGCTGGGCAGAGAGATCGCGAAGGCGCTACAGGACACACAGACGCGTGAGGAAATCGAATCGGCAGTGTGTACGCATCTCACTGAATCGGACCTGTACCAGGCCGTGTGGGCCGGGAGCCGCGGGAGTGCCACGAGGATAACACTGAGTGCCGCCGCTGGGATCGACACGGCAACGCCGGAGCATATTTCGCCCGGCGAGCACAGTCTCGCCATCGATGCCATCGACACCGGCGAGGTACAGGTCGTCGAGGATATCACCGACGTGTCGACGCCCTCGGACACCGGGATGGACCGCCCACTACTCGCAGACCGCTGCTCCGTCGCGGCTGTTCCCCTGACAACTGGCGAGACCACGTACGGCGTCCTGATGGTGTATGCATCGACAGAAGCCACGATTGGCTGTCGTGAGTCGAGTATCCTGGCCGATCTAGGGCGACTTATCGCGCTTTCTATCCAGCGAGTCCACAGTCAGCAGTCACTGCTGGCGGCGACAACGGTCGAACTCGAATTCCTGACGCCGGACTCCGATGACGCCTTCGCCGGCCTCTCAGCGATGCTCGACTGTTCGTTTACGCTCGAACGGCGCGTCCCGACCAGTTCCGGGAACTGCCTCCACTACGTTCGCATCAGCGGTGTGGACACTGACCGGGTGTGTCAGGCGCTCACTGAGACGCCCTCGGTCGAGTCCTGTACCGTCGTGGAAACGGCGGCGGAGAACCGAGCGCCCCTGCTCGAAGTCGCGCTCGACGAGATATCCGCATCGCCGCTCGACACGCTCGCAGATTACGGCGGGGCCGTGCGGCGGGCCGTCGCAGCGGACGGCGACCTGCGGTTCACAGCGGAGATGGCACCGGACATCAACGTCCGCGCCGTCGTCGAGGCGATTCAAGAGATCGCGCCCGGGACAGAACTGCGGAGCAAGCAGTACGTCGACCAGCCAGTCTCGACGGCCACGGATTTCCAGACGCGGATACGCGACCGGCTGACGCCGAAACAGGCCGCCGCACTCAAGACTGGCTACGCACGCGGCTACTACGACTGGCCGCGAGGGAGTTCCGCCGAGGAACTGGCTGAGACACTCGACATCTCCGCGCCGACCTTACACTACCGTCTGCGGAAGGCTCACGACGCCGTCATCGGCGCGCTGTTCGACTCCGACACTGGGTCTGAAAAGCTCGACTGA
- a CDS encoding HTH domain-containing protein produces the protein MDSTANPVRVELFVRSLCPGDATQQQNYLIDRLQALEDAGYIEDLSILIWGRRIEPRLAQRTAEGRHLLERLSMFEQWERDADASLAAFDWEHPLTNMVSDESVSVITLPTLALAEYVDDDLTHVAPCTRDGTVHRVTDRVNRLADAADLADKLEHERTVVQ, from the coding sequence ATGGATTCCACTGCCAATCCGGTTCGCGTCGAACTGTTCGTCCGGTCCCTCTGTCCGGGAGATGCAACGCAACAACAGAACTACCTGATTGACCGGTTACAGGCTCTCGAGGACGCGGGCTATATCGAGGATCTGTCGATATTAATCTGGGGGCGCCGGATCGAACCGCGGCTCGCACAGCGGACTGCGGAGGGACGACACCTGTTGGAGCGGCTTTCCATGTTCGAACAGTGGGAGCGCGACGCCGATGCCTCGCTTGCCGCCTTCGACTGGGAGCACCCGCTGACGAACATGGTTTCTGACGAATCGGTCAGCGTGATCACGCTGCCGACGCTTGCCCTCGCCGAATACGTTGATGATGACCTCACGCACGTCGCCCCCTGTACGCGGGATGGAACGGTCCACCGCGTCACCGACCGTGTCAACCGTCTCGCGGATGCCGCAGACCTAGCCGACAAACTCGAGCACGAGCGTACCGTGGTACAATAG